Proteins found in one Mytilus edulis chromosome 2, xbMytEdul2.2, whole genome shotgun sequence genomic segment:
- the LOC139512679 gene encoding proteasome subunit beta type-7-like — MMAALTELPTGGFNFDNCQRNLLLEQKGLKQPTAYKTGTTICGVIYKDGVVLGADTRATEDTIVADKNCSKIHYISPNIYCCGAGTAADTEMTTNMISSQLELHRLNTNRMPRVCTANRLLKQMLFRYHGHISAALVLGGVDSTGPHLYSVYPHGSTDKLPYVTMGSGSLAAMAVFEDGFKPNMEKEDAMKLVRNAIAGGIFNDLGSGSNIDLCVITKDKVEYLRPYDEANLKGKRQGVYRYKKGTTAVLKTTQKKLDFDVVRTTVRAEPMET; from the exons AAATTTGTTACTTGAACAAAAAGGTCTTAAACAACCAACTGCTTATAAGACAGGAACAACAATCTGCGGTGTTATTTACAAG GATGGTGTAGTACTAGGAGCTGATACCAGAGCCACAGAAGATACTATTGTAGCTGACAAAAACTGCAGTAAAATCCATTACATATCACCAAATATATA TTGTTGTGGAGCTGGAACTGCAGCTGATACAGAAATGACCACTAATATGATTTCCTCTCAGCTTGAACTTCATCGTCTTAATACTAACAGAATGCCTCGTGTATGTACAGCAAATCGTCTCCTCAAACAGATGCTGTTTAG GTACCATGGTCACATCAGTGCTGCCCTTGTACTGGGAGGGGTTGACAGTACTGGACCACACTTATACAGTGTATACCCGCATGGATCTACAGACAAGTTACCCTATGTTACAATGG GTTCTGGATCCCTTGCTGCTATGGCTGTATTTGAAGATGGTTTCAAACCAAATATGGAG aaagAAGATGCCATGAAGTTAGTAAGAAATGCTATTGCTGGGGGTATCTTTAATGATTTAGGATCTGGTAGCAATATTGACTTATGTGTGATCACTAAAGACAAAGTAGAATACTTACGACCTTATGACGAAGCTAATCTCAAAGGAAAGAG aCAAGGAGTATATAGATACAAGAAAGGTACAACTGCCGTATTGAAAACAACACAGAAGAAACTGGATTTTGATGTTGTTAGAACAACTGTACGAGCTGAACCAATGGAAACATAA